A single region of the Actinoplanes sp. SE50/110 genome encodes:
- a CDS encoding response regulator transcription factor, with protein MTEPVTQSAGRLTVFLVDDHAMFRAGVRAELGRHVEVVGEASTVAEAISRIGQIQPDVVLLDVHMPDGGGRAVLESVRRTHPQVKFLALSVSDAAEDVIGLIRAGARGYVTKTISPDELAAAVRRVADGDAVFSPRLAGFVLDAFASRPDVPVADPELDQLTNREREVLRLLARGYAYKEIAKELFISIKTVETHVSNVLRKLQMSNRYELSRWAADRRLV; from the coding sequence ATGACCGAGCCCGTGACGCAGTCGGCCGGCCGGCTGACCGTCTTCCTGGTGGACGACCACGCGATGTTCCGCGCCGGGGTGCGCGCCGAGCTGGGCCGGCACGTCGAGGTGGTCGGCGAGGCCAGCACGGTGGCCGAGGCGATCAGCCGGATCGGTCAGATCCAGCCTGACGTGGTGCTGCTCGACGTGCACATGCCGGACGGCGGCGGCCGGGCCGTGCTGGAGTCGGTCCGGCGCACCCATCCGCAGGTCAAGTTCCTGGCGCTGTCGGTGTCGGACGCGGCCGAGGACGTGATCGGCCTGATCCGGGCCGGCGCCCGGGGCTACGTCACCAAGACGATCTCACCGGACGAGCTGGCCGCCGCGGTGCGCCGGGTGGCCGACGGCGACGCGGTGTTCAGCCCGCGGCTGGCCGGGTTCGTGCTGGACGCGTTCGCCTCCCGGCCGGACGTGCCGGTCGCCGACCCGGAGCTGGACCAGCTGACCAACCGCGAGCGCGAGGTGCTGCGGCTGCTGGCCCGGGGGTACGCGTACAAGGAGATCGCCAAGGAGCTGTTCATCTCGATCAAGACGGTCGAGACCCATGTCTCCAACGTGCTGCGCAAACTCCAGATGAGCAACCGCTACGAGTTGTCACGGTGGGCGGCTGATCGGCGACTCGTCTGA